One Cucurbita pepo subsp. pepo cultivar mu-cu-16 chromosome LG07, ASM280686v2, whole genome shotgun sequence genomic region harbors:
- the LOC111799135 gene encoding DNA repair protein XRCC3 homolog, translated as MTPENLLHLLQTTQKCTFGCPIIDRSVGGGVACNSLTEIVSESGCGKTQLCLQLCHFAQLPLSLGGLNASSLYIHTEFPFPFRRLQQFSQAFSSSYPQFPNPSDHIFVEPVHSAQQLFDIMPKIEFFLANRDSPLPTRLIVIDSIAALFRSDFDNTPSDLKRRSALFFKISGKLKLLAKRYSLAVVLTNQVVDLMDSSDGISALRIGNLKSLCSSGRRVCPALGIAWANCVNSRLFLSRNEEVVGEGDGVVNGGELAQRRTRRWLHVVFAPHLPKSSCEYVINRQGVVGVESQ; from the coding sequence ATGACGCCGGAAAATCTCCTCCATCTCCTTCAAACCACTCAAAAGTGCACCTTTGGATGTCCGATCATCGACCGCTCCGTCGGCGGCGGCGTCGCTTGCAACTCCCTCACCGAGATTGTCTCCGAGAGCGGCTGCGGTAAAACCCAGCTCTGCCTCCAACTCTGCCATTTCGCTCAGCTCCCCCTTTCCCTCGGCGGCCTCAACGCCTCCTCTCTCTACATCCACACCGAATTCCCTTTCCCCTTCCGCCGTCTTCAACAGTTCTCCCAAGCCTTTTCCTCTTCATACCCCCAATTTCCCAATCCCTCCGATCACATATTTGTCGAACCTGTTCACTCTGCACAACAACTGTTCGACATAATGCCTAAGATAGAATTCTTCCTTGCAAATCGAGATTCCCCTTTGCCCACCAGGCTCATTGTGATAGATTCGATCGCAGCATTGTTTCGGTCTGATTTCGATAACACCCCGTCTGATCTCAAGCGGCGATCGGCTCTGTTCTTCAAGATTTCTGGGAAGTTGAAGCTGTTGGCTAAGAGGTATTCTTTGGCTGTGGTGTTGACAAATCAGGTAGTTGATTTGATGGATTCATCTGATGGTATAAGTGCATTGAGAATTGGGAATTTGAAGTCTCTATGTTCATCGGGACGACGAGTGTGCCCGGCGTTGGGGATCGCTTGGGCTAATTGTGTTAATTCGAGATTGTTTTTGTCAAGAAATGAGGAAGTTGTTGGAGAAGGTGATGGGGTGGTGAATGGTGGTGAATTAGcacaaagaagaacaagaagatggCTTCATGTTGTTTTTGCACCTCACTTACCTAAATCATCTTGTGAGTATGTAATCAATAGACAAGGAGTTGTGGGAGTTGAAAGCCAATGA